A single region of the Neomonachus schauinslandi chromosome 3, ASM220157v2, whole genome shotgun sequence genome encodes:
- the PPIL3 gene encoding peptidyl-prolyl cis-trans isomerase-like 3 isoform X1, producing the protein MMLSVTLHTDVGDIKIEVFCERTPKTCENFLALCASNYYNGCIFHRNIKGFMVQTGDPTGTGRGGNSIWGKKFEDEYSEYLKHNVRGVVSMANNGPNTNGSQFFITYGKQPHLDMKYTVFGKVIDGLETLDELEKLPVNEKTYRPLNDVHIKDITIHANPFAQ; encoded by the exons atgATGTTG tcAGTGACACTGCATACAGATGTAGGTGATATTAAAATAGAAGTTTTCTGTGAGAGAACACCCAAAACTTGTGAG AATTTTTTGGCTCTTTGTGCCAGTAATTACTACAATGGCTGTATATTTCATAGAAATATCAAGGGTTTCATGGTTCAAACAGGAGATCCGACAG GTACTGGAAGAGGAGGTAACAGTATCTGGGGCAAGAAATTTGAGGATGAATATAGTGAATATCTTAAG CACAATGTTAGAGGTGTTGTATCTATGGCTAATAACGGGCCAAACACCAATGGATCTCAGTTCTTCATCACCTATGGCAAGCAGCCACATTTGGACATGAAATACACAGTATTTGGAAA GGTAATAGATGGTCTGGAGACTCTGGATGAATTGGAGAAGTTACCAGTAAATGAGAAGACCTATCGACCTCTTAATGATGTACACATTAAGGACATAACTATTCATGCCAATCCATTTGCACAATAG
- the PPIL3 gene encoding peptidyl-prolyl cis-trans isomerase-like 3 isoform X3, translating into MSVTLHTDVGDIKIEVFCERTPKTCENFLALCASNYYNGCIFHRNIKGFMVQTGDPTGTGRGGNSIWGKKFEDEYSEYLKHNVRGVVSMANNGPNTNGSQFFITYGKQPHLDMKYTVFGKVIDGLETLDELEKLPVNEKTYRPLNDVHIKDITIHANPFAQ; encoded by the exons atg tcAGTGACACTGCATACAGATGTAGGTGATATTAAAATAGAAGTTTTCTGTGAGAGAACACCCAAAACTTGTGAG AATTTTTTGGCTCTTTGTGCCAGTAATTACTACAATGGCTGTATATTTCATAGAAATATCAAGGGTTTCATGGTTCAAACAGGAGATCCGACAG GTACTGGAAGAGGAGGTAACAGTATCTGGGGCAAGAAATTTGAGGATGAATATAGTGAATATCTTAAG CACAATGTTAGAGGTGTTGTATCTATGGCTAATAACGGGCCAAACACCAATGGATCTCAGTTCTTCATCACCTATGGCAAGCAGCCACATTTGGACATGAAATACACAGTATTTGGAAA GGTAATAGATGGTCTGGAGACTCTGGATGAATTGGAGAAGTTACCAGTAAATGAGAAGACCTATCGACCTCTTAATGATGTACACATTAAGGACATAACTATTCATGCCAATCCATTTGCACAATAG
- the NIF3L1 gene encoding NIF3-like protein 1, which translates to MLSSPVRLIPRTIRLVHSPICNFSRSFMDLKVLLSSLNDFASLSLAESWDNVGLLVEPSPPHTVHTLFLTNDLTEEVMEEALQKKVDLILSYHPPIFRPLKHITWKTWKERLVIRALENRVGIYSPHTAYDAAPQGVNSWLAKGLGVCTSRPIHPSKAPNYPTAGTHRVEFSVNCTEDLDKVISAVKEIADVSVTSFSTRTDDEEQTRITLNCSQEALMQVVAFLSQSRQFYQKTEILSLEKPLLLHTGMGRLCTLDESVSLATMIERIKRHLKLSHVRLALGVGRTLESPVKVVALCAGSGSTVLQGMEADLYLTGEMSHHDVLDAASQGINVILCEHSNTERGFLSDLRDMLGARLENKINIILSETDRDPLHVV; encoded by the exons atgttgtcCTCTCCTGTACGCCTCATTCCCAGAACAATCCGGCTTGTTCATTCCCCGATCTGCAATTTTTCCCGTTCCTTCATGGATTTGAAGGTGCTCCTTTCCTCCTTGAATGACTTTGCATCCCTCTCACTTGCTGAGAGTTGGGACAATGTTGGATTACTGGTGGAACCAAGCCCACCACACACTGTACACACACTCTTCCTTACCAATGACTTGACTGAGGAAGTAATGGAGGAGGCGCTGCAAAAGAAGGTGGATCTCATTCTCTCCTACCATCCACCTATTTTCCGACCCTTAAAGCACATTACCTGGAAAACCTGGAAGGAACGCCTGGTGATCCGGGCTCTGGAAAACAGAGTCGGTATTTACTCTCCTCACACAGCCTATGATGCTGCACCCCAGGGAGTCAACAGCTGGTTGGCTAAAGGGCTTG GAGTTTGCACCTCCAGGCCCATACATCCTTCCAAAGCTCCCAACTACCCCACAGCAGGGACGCATAGAGTAGAATTCAGTGTTAACTGCACCGAAGACCTGGACAAAGTCATTTCTGCAGTGAAAGAAATTGCAGATGTTTCTGTCACTTCTTTTTCTACTAG gactGATGATGAAGAACAAACACGGATTACTCTGAATTGTAGTCAGGAGGCTTTGATGCAGGTGGTGGCTTTTCTTTCCCAGAGCAGACAGTTCTATCAGAAGACCGAAATTCTGTCACTGGAgaag CCTCTGCTTCTACATACTGGAATGGGACGGTTATGCACACTGGATGAATCTGTTTCCTTGGCAACCATGATTGAGCGAATCAAAAGGCACCTTAAACTATCTCATGTTCGCCTTGCTCTTGGGGTAGGAAGGACCTTAG AGTCTCCAGTCAAAGTTGTGGCCCTGTGCGCTGGTTCTGGGAGCACGGTGCTGCAGGGGATGGAGGCCGACCTTTACCTCACAG GTGAGATGTCCCATCATGATGTTCTGGATGCTGCATCCCAAGGAATAAATGTCATCCTCTGTGAACATAGCAACACTGAACGAGGCTTTCTTTCTGATCTTCGAGATATGCTGGGTGCTCGCTTGGAGAATAAGATTAATATTATCCTGTCAGAGACAGACAGGGACCCTCTTCATGTGGTATAA